The Pyrus communis chromosome 9, drPyrComm1.1, whole genome shotgun sequence genome has a segment encoding these proteins:
- the LOC137746284 gene encoding transcription factor bHLH61-like isoform X2 — protein MSSKERKKAALYQKLLQLRAATNSSDLNKTSIIVDASKYINELKCKVDMLSQGVGTSQNSITRNPLPAVTVQTLEKGFQIHVLSEKKCPGLLVSILEAFEELGLDVLDARVSCSDTFQLEAVGEGADSIDAQAVEQAVLQAIQTWSTSNEQDY, from the exons ATGAGTTCTAAGGAACGAAAGAAAGCAGCTCTGTATCAGAAATTGCTGCAACTTCGTGCTGCCACCAATTCCAGTGAT CTGAACAAAACTTCAATTATTGTTGATGCATCCAAATATATCAATGAGTTGAAGTGCAAAGTGGACATGCTGAGCCAAGGCGTTGGAACTTCCCAGAATTCGATTACCCGAAATCCATTACCCGCG GTAACAGTTCAAACCCTGGAAAAGGGTTTCCAAATTCATGTGTTGTCGGAAAAGAAATGCCCGGGTTTGCTGGTCTCCATTCTCGAAGCCTTTGAGGAACTGGGCCTCGATGTGCTGGATGCTAGGGTTTCTTGTTCAGACACTTTCCAACTAGAAGCTGTTGGAGAA GGGGCTGATAGCATAGATGCTCAGGCGGTGGAACAAGCAGTCTTGCAAGCTATTCAAACTTGGAGCACAAGCAATGAGCAAGATTACTGA
- the LOC137746284 gene encoding transcription factor bHLH61-like isoform X1, whose product MSSKERKKAALYQKLLQLRAATNSSDLNKTSIIVDASKYINELKCKVDMLSQGVGTSQNSITRNPLPAQVTVQTLEKGFQIHVLSEKKCPGLLVSILEAFEELGLDVLDARVSCSDTFQLEAVGEGADSIDAQAVEQAVLQAIQTWSTSNEQDY is encoded by the exons ATGAGTTCTAAGGAACGAAAGAAAGCAGCTCTGTATCAGAAATTGCTGCAACTTCGTGCTGCCACCAATTCCAGTGAT CTGAACAAAACTTCAATTATTGTTGATGCATCCAAATATATCAATGAGTTGAAGTGCAAAGTGGACATGCTGAGCCAAGGCGTTGGAACTTCCCAGAATTCGATTACCCGAAATCCATTACCCGCG CAGGTAACAGTTCAAACCCTGGAAAAGGGTTTCCAAATTCATGTGTTGTCGGAAAAGAAATGCCCGGGTTTGCTGGTCTCCATTCTCGAAGCCTTTGAGGAACTGGGCCTCGATGTGCTGGATGCTAGGGTTTCTTGTTCAGACACTTTCCAACTAGAAGCTGTTGGAGAA GGGGCTGATAGCATAGATGCTCAGGCGGTGGAACAAGCAGTCTTGCAAGCTATTCAAACTTGGAGCACAAGCAATGAGCAAGATTACTGA